Proteins encoded by one window of Aspergillus puulaauensis MK2 DNA, chromosome 4, nearly complete sequence:
- a CDS encoding putative DNA excision repair protein (Rad26L) (COG:L;~EggNog:ENOG410PHTJ;~InterPro:IPR038718,IPR000330,IPR027417,IPR001650, IPR014001,IPR029256;~PFAM:PF04851,PF00176,PF00271,PF14773;~go_function: GO:0005524 - ATP binding [Evidence IEA]), with translation MVSAHDLDDLDAITVDSSDDDLNVTRPIRDNALTHHAHPPIKSENVTPKRENVSPQPLRSTPAVARPGSRPAPPDQKIPVDDTTDGNSSDDDSFNEGEAIYKEFKNRKSRKRKRSSIGVQKKQPSKVPAKDAIVGRVPKKKEPNGVRPKYMRNYGEEMSSEDELMEYTLPDYLQKRRLQFDRRLEHLKDSGLKLPPDYDHVYFSDDERLEHLREKPVFKDIKPCSEYKDITLSYSLGLIPAPIAQWLRPYQIDGAEFLHQLFVYQKGGILGDDMGLGKTVQVIAFLTATYGKTGDERDDKRMRKMRRSEGSQWYPRTLIICPGTLIENWKSELSRWGWWHVDAYHGENKDLALYAAKSGRVEILITTYGTYLHNKDSVNMVDWDCVIADECHAIKERSSETTKAMNDINALCRIGLTGTAIQNKYEELWTLLNWTNPGRLGPVTTWKSKVSEPLKVGQSHDATVQELRTARLTAKKLVENLLPQFFLRRMKTLIADQLPKKVDRVVFCPLTDTQAEAYENLLNSDIITYIKSSSDKCDCGSGKKAGWCCQQHLPSGIRWQNYVFPAIQILQKLSNHLAILIPQSTDGFEKQEKDKEMLEIAVPNQWEKLYRTRDSILNYADAEFCGKWKVLRRLLKWWHGNGDKVLVFSHSVRLLKMLQMLFNHTSYNVSYLDGSMTYEDRARVVDQFNSDPRQFVFLISTRSGGVGLNITSANKVVIVDPNWNPSYDLQAQDRAYRIGQTRNVEVFRLISAGTIEEIVYARQIYKQQQANIGYNASSERRYFKGVQEKKDQKGEIFGLKNIFEYQNDNIVLRDIVNKTNVAESKAGVQVMDVDLEVEDTNPEDGPRSRNTDADDEAMSQLAANICGDDEKTSPKQSTSTPTKHDPVQAILAGAGVEYTHLNNEVIGSSKIEERLSRHAQLADDDVANIQVFCGEQDECAGTMSPAFQKDGRPVRFKYHPPEDVMKRQFCSMARRFGFPNAIEFALLVEGMTQAERRACLDRWYRERRQNLFERPSEGST, from the exons ATGGTGTCCGCCCACGATCTAGACGACCTCGACGCGATCACAGTCGACTCTTCCGACGACGATCTAAACGTGACGCGTCCGATAAGAGACAATGCTCTCACTCATCACGCCC ATCCTCCCATCAAATCCGAAAATGTGACCCCCAAACGTGAAAATGTTTCTCCCCAACCTCTCCGCTCTACGCCCGCAGTAGCTCGCCCAGGCTCCAGACCGGCCCCTCCAGACCAAAAGATTCCGGTGGACGATACTACCGACGGGAATAGCAGCGATGACGACTCTTTTAACGAAGGCGAGGCTATCTATAAGGAGTTCAAGAATCGTAAATCCCGCAAGCGAAAACGAAGCTCTATAGGTGTGCAGAAGAAACAGCCGAGCAAAGTGCCAGCTAAGGACGCGATCGTCGGTCGAGTaccaaagaagaaggagccTAATGGGGTTCGGCCGAAATATATGCGGAATTATGGAGAAGAGATGTCGTCCGAGGACGAGTTAATGGAATATACGCTCCCCGACTACCTGCAAAAGCGTCGGCTTCAGTTTGACCGGCGGCTGGAGCACCTAAAGGACTCCGGGTTGAAGCTGCCTCCCGACTACGACCATGTTTACTTCTCTGATGATGAGCGATTGGAGCATCTTCGAGAGAAACCGGTGTTCAAAGATATCAAGCCTTGCAGTGAATACAAGGACATCACCCTATCCTACTCTCTAGGACTCATTCCGGCACCCATCGCTCAGTGGCTTCGTCCGTACCAAATAGATGGTGCTGAGTTTCTGCATCAGCTGTTTGTCTACCAGAAAGGTGGAATACTTGGGGATGATATGGGTCTAGGCAAAACTGTGCAGGTGATCGCATTTCTTACCGCGACATACGGCAAAACGGGAGATGAACGAGATGAtaagaggatgaggaagatgcggAGAAGTGAGGGGAGCCAGTGGTATCCCCGGACACTCATCATCTGCCCCGGCACCTTGATAGAAAACTGGAAGTCTGAGCTCTCTCGCTGGGGTTGGTGGCATGTGGATGCCTATCACGGAGAAAACAAAGATCTTGCGCTTTATGCGGCAAAGTCTGGTCGCGTTGAAATCTTGATCACAACGTACGGCACATACCTGCATAATAAGGATTCCGTGAATATGGTTGACTGGGACTGTGTTATTGCCGACGAGTGCCACGCAATCAAGGAGAGAAGCTCTGAAAcgacgaaggcgatgaaCGACATCAACGCTCTGTGCCGGATTGGGTTGACAGGCACCGCTATCCAAAACAAGTACGAAGAGCTCTGGACCTTGTTGAATTGGACCAATCCCGGGAGACTGGGGCCTGTGACCACCTGGAAAAGCAAGGTTTCCGAGCCGCTGAAAGTCGGTCAATCCCACGATGCTACGGTACAGGAACTAAGGACGGCTCGTTTAACTGCCAAAAAGCTTGTTGAGAACTTACTCCCGCAGTTCTTTCTCCGTCGGATGAAGACATTAATTGCCGACCAACTTCCGAAAAAGGTCGACCGTGTAGTGTTCTGTCCTCTAACCGATACCCAAGCAGAAGCATATGAAAATTTGTTGAACAGTGATATCATCACTTATATCAAGTCATCCTCGGATAAATGCGACTGCGGCTCCGGAAAGAAGGCCGGTTGGTGTTGTCAACAGCATTTACCCTCTGGTATCCGTTGGCAGAATTACGTCTTTCCAGCCATACAAATCCTGCAAAAGCTGAGCAACCACCTGGCTATCCTTATCCCACAGAGTACGGATGGTTTCGAAAAGCAGGAAAAGGACAaggagatgctggagattGCTGTACCGAATCAATGGGAGAAGCTTTACCGTACAAGAGATTCAATCCTAAACTACGCTGATGCTGAATTCTGCGGTAAATGGAAAGTACTTAGGAGACTTTTGAAATGGTGGCATGGAAATGGAGACAAGGTTCTCGTTTTCTCACACAGCGTTCGACTTCTGAAGATGCTACAAATGCTGTTCAATCATACAAGTTACAACGTCAGCTATTTAGATGGGTCAATGACTTACGAGGACCGGGCCAGGGTTGTCGACCAGTTCAATTCTGATCCACGACAGTTTGTTTTCCTTATCTCAACGCGGTCCGGTGGTGTCGGTCTAAATATCACATCCGCGAACAAAGTTGTCATTGTCGACCCTAACTGGAACCCATCGTATGATCTCCAAGCCCAGGATCGAGCATATCGAATCGGCCAGACGCGGAACGTGGAGGTTTTCCGACTTATTTCAGCCGGCACTATCGAGGAGATCGTCTATGCTAGACAGATATAcaaacaacagcaagcaAATATCGGATACAATGCAAGTTCCGAGCGCCGGTACTTTAAGGGTGtccaagaaaagaaagaccaaAAGGGCGAGATCTTCGGACTCAAAAACATCTTTGAGTATCAAAACGACAATATCGTGCTACGTGACATTGTTAATAAGACAAACGTCGCAGAAAGCAAAGCCGGCGTGCAGGTCATGGATGTGGATCTGGAGGTGGAAGACACGAACCCCGAAGATGGCCCTCGAAGCAGAAACACAGACGCAGACGACGAGGCCATGAGCCAACTCGCGGCTAATATCTGTGGCGACGATGAAAAGACCTCCCCAAAACAGTCCACCTCAACGCCGACAAAGCACGACCCCGTCCAAGCCATCCTAGCCGGCGCCGGTGTCGAATATACCCATCTCAATAACGAAGTCATCGGCTCCTCCAAGATCGAAGAACGACTAAGCCGTCATGCCCAACTAGCCGATGACGACGTAGCAAATATACAAGTCTTCTGCGGGGAGCAAGATGAATGTGCCGGTACGATGTCGCCCGCGTTCCAAAAAGACGGACGCCCAGTTCGGTTCAAATACCACCCGCCTGAGGACGTGATGAAACGCCAGTTTTGCAGCATGGCCAGGCGGTTTGGGTTTCCGAATGCTATTGAGTTTGCGCTTCTTGTGGAGGGTATGACTCAGGCTGAGCGGCGGGCATGTTTGGATCGTTGGTATAGGGAGCGGCGGCAGAATCTCTTTGAACGGCCTTCTGAAGGTTCGACCTGA